The Arthrobacter russicus genome has a segment encoding these proteins:
- the rplT gene encoding 50S ribosomal protein L20, with amino-acid sequence MARVKRAVNAHKKRRVILERAKGYRGQRSRLYRKAKEQLLHSFVYSYADRRKRKGDFRRLWIQRINAASRANGLTYNRLIQGLKAASIEVDRRMLAELAVNDAAAFAGLVKLAKDALPADTSAPVAS; translated from the coding sequence GTGGCACGTGTGAAGCGGGCAGTAAACGCCCACAAGAAGCGTCGGGTCATCCTCGAACGCGCAAAAGGTTACCGTGGACAGCGTTCGCGCCTGTACCGCAAGGCAAAAGAGCAGCTGCTGCACTCGTTCGTGTACAGCTATGCTGACCGCCGCAAGCGCAAGGGCGATTTCCGTCGCCTCTGGATCCAGCGCATCAACGCTGCCTCCCGCGCCAACGGCCTCACCTACAACCGCCTGATCCAGGGCCTGAAGGCCGCTTCGATCGAGGTCGACCGCCGGATGCTCGCCGAATTGGCCGTGAACGACGCCGCTGCTTTCGCCGGCCTGGTCAAATTGGCCAAAGACGCCTTGCCCGCGGACACTTCCGCACCGGTGGCCAGCTAG
- the rpmI gene encoding 50S ribosomal protein L35, with amino-acid sequence MPKMKTHSGAKKRFKLTGSGKLKRQQANRRHYLEHKPSTLTRRLAADKTVAPADAKNIKKMLGI; translated from the coding sequence ATGCCGAAGATGAAGACCCACAGCGGCGCCAAGAAGCGCTTCAAGCTGACCGGCAGCGGCAAGCTGAAGCGCCAGCAGGCGAACCGCCGTCACTACTTGGAGCACAAGCCTTCGACGCTGACCCGTCGTCTTGCCGCAGACAAGACGGTTGCCCCGGCCGATGCCAAGAACATCAAGAAGATGCTGGGCATCTAA
- a CDS encoding cation diffusion facilitator family transporter, whose product MSTEGGNKAIIAALSANLAIAVLKFLAFLLTRSSSMLAESIHSVADSGNQLLLLLGGKRAKRQASPEHPFGYGRERYLYAFIVSIVLFSVGGLFALYEAGEKFHDPHGFEGPWWWVPLAVLVGAIVLEGFSFRTAIRESNRSRGRRSWFSFVRTAKAPELPVVLLEDSAALLGLLFALFGVSMTLLTGDGIWDAVGTALIGLLLVLVAVVLAIETKSLLLGESATAEHVAAIEDALLGPGVSRIIHLKTLHLGPEELLVAAKIAVPDSDTGAAIAQAINDAERRVRQAVPIAKVIYLEPDIFSATEAAEPIGTGPDRPAS is encoded by the coding sequence ATGTCCACCGAAGGCGGAAACAAGGCCATCATTGCGGCGCTTTCGGCGAATCTGGCCATTGCAGTGCTGAAGTTCCTGGCCTTCCTGTTGACCAGATCATCGTCGATGCTGGCCGAATCCATCCACTCCGTGGCGGATTCGGGGAACCAGCTGCTGCTCCTGCTGGGCGGCAAACGCGCCAAACGCCAGGCCAGCCCGGAACACCCCTTCGGCTACGGCCGGGAACGCTATCTCTATGCCTTCATTGTTTCCATCGTGCTGTTCAGCGTCGGCGGGCTGTTCGCGCTCTACGAAGCCGGGGAGAAGTTCCACGACCCGCATGGTTTCGAAGGACCTTGGTGGTGGGTGCCCTTGGCCGTGCTGGTCGGAGCAATCGTCTTGGAAGGCTTTTCCTTCCGGACCGCAATCCGGGAATCGAATCGCAGCCGCGGGCGGCGCTCCTGGTTCTCGTTCGTCCGGACCGCCAAGGCCCCCGAACTGCCGGTGGTCCTGTTGGAGGATTCGGCGGCGTTGCTCGGCTTGCTCTTCGCGCTGTTCGGCGTCTCGATGACGTTGCTGACCGGCGACGGCATCTGGGATGCGGTCGGCACTGCCTTGATCGGCCTACTCCTGGTCCTGGTTGCGGTAGTGCTCGCGATCGAGACGAAGTCCCTGCTGCTGGGCGAGTCCGCCACCGCGGAGCATGTGGCTGCCATCGAGGACGCTTTGCTGGGCCCGGGAGTCAGCCGGATCATCCACCTCAAAACCCTGCATTTGGGTCCGGAGGAATTGCTCGTGGCGGCCAAGATCGCGGTGCCGGATTCGGATACCGGGGCCGCCATCGCCCAGGCGATCAACGATGCCGAACGTCGGGTCCGCCAAGCCGTGCCGATTGCCAAAGTCATCTATTTGGAACCGGATATCTTCAGCGCAACCGAGGCCGCGGAGCCAATCGGCACCGGTCCCGATCGGCCTGCATCCTGA
- a CDS encoding bleomycin resistance protein, giving the protein MVNSVAFEQIAPVFPVLDVERSIRHYAALGFEVAKYDGDEDYAYAKLGNIRIHLWQAPGIDPETNFSSAFIEVDDADALAAQWKAVSDAAEIRCPTSLPVDTEYGLREGAHVDPDGNLMRFAHKIA; this is encoded by the coding sequence ATGGTCAATAGCGTCGCCTTCGAACAAATTGCTCCGGTCTTCCCCGTGCTCGACGTAGAGCGGTCGATCAGGCATTACGCCGCCTTGGGCTTCGAGGTCGCCAAATACGACGGCGATGAAGATTATGCCTACGCCAAACTCGGCAACATCCGGATCCACTTGTGGCAAGCTCCGGGCATCGACCCGGAAACCAACTTTTCCTCGGCCTTCATCGAAGTCGACGATGCGGATGCACTGGCGGCCCAGTGGAAAGCGGTATCGGATGCTGCCGAGATCCGCTGCCCCACGAGCCTGCCGGTGGATACCGAGTACGGATTGCGCGAAGGTGCCCACGTGGACCCGGACGGGAATCTGATGCGGTTCGCGCACAAAATCGCTTGA
- a CDS encoding TrmH family RNA methyltransferase, whose product MTNPGADRVKDVAKLAGRPSRTRRKQFLAEGPQAVREALKAHRECLAAGGTVVVDEVYASRECLDRYPEFEELAEGLLSIRIASELVLAAMTDTVHPQGIVAVCRFVDVPLAEVLSRKPKLIAMLCRIQDPGNAGTVLRAADAAGADAVIFSASSVDVYNPKAVRSTVGSLFHLPVVLGAEVAEVAAQCRAAGIGVLAADGYGALNLDQLQDESAARSFDQETPESGYWLEKPSLWLFGNEAQGLSTAELESSDYRVAVPVYGAAESLNVGTAATVCLYASARAQQRG is encoded by the coding sequence ATGACCAACCCCGGTGCAGACCGGGTGAAGGACGTGGCCAAGCTGGCAGGGCGCCCTTCGCGTACCCGGCGGAAGCAATTCCTGGCCGAGGGGCCGCAGGCGGTGCGGGAAGCGCTGAAAGCGCACCGGGAATGCCTGGCCGCCGGCGGCACCGTAGTGGTGGACGAGGTCTACGCGAGCCGGGAATGCCTGGACCGGTACCCGGAATTCGAAGAGCTCGCCGAGGGCCTGCTGAGCATCCGGATCGCCAGCGAACTCGTTCTGGCCGCGATGACCGACACCGTCCACCCGCAGGGCATCGTGGCGGTCTGCCGATTCGTGGATGTGCCGCTGGCCGAGGTGCTGAGCCGCAAGCCCAAACTGATCGCGATGCTCTGCCGGATCCAGGATCCGGGCAACGCCGGTACCGTGCTCCGCGCTGCGGACGCCGCCGGGGCGGACGCGGTGATCTTCAGCGCTTCGAGCGTGGATGTCTACAACCCGAAAGCGGTCCGCAGCACGGTGGGCTCGTTGTTCCACCTTCCAGTGGTGCTCGGCGCCGAGGTGGCCGAGGTGGCCGCACAATGCCGGGCCGCGGGCATCGGAGTGCTGGCCGCCGACGGCTACGGAGCGCTCAACCTCGATCAGCTGCAAGACGAATCGGCCGCGCGCAGCTTCGACCAGGAAACCCCGGAGTCCGGATACTGGTTGGAGAAGCCGAGCCTGTGGCTGTTCGGCAACGAAGCCCAAGGCCTGTCCACGGCGGAATTGGAATCATCGGACTACCGGGTTGCGGTCCCGGTCTACGGTGCGGCGGAAAGCCTCAATGTCGGCACCGCGGCCACCGTGTGCCTCTACGCCAGCGCCCGGGCACAACAGCGCGGCTGA
- a CDS encoding Rv2578c family radical SAM protein, translated as MRWQSQDVTRQMALDLPGGQSGAAAAEHAAAPLGQAALLPMQGFLRTVRTPEFAGVTFHEVAAKSVLNKVPESSTMPFSWTINPYRGCSHACVYCFARKSHTYLDFDPGLDFDSQVVVKVNAVEVLRSELARPGWGRHHVALGTNTDPYQRAEGRYALMPGIISALADSGTPLSILTKGTLLGRDIPALKAASRQIPIGMGISLALTDEALGKVIEPGTPTPKARLALISKLREAGLPCGVMAMPILPWLTDSEEALDSLFGALAAAGATGVTAGAVYLRSGTRDWFMSWLGKNYPQLVPKYRGLFGSGSYAPKEYRQWLAHRVNAAKARHGFAGTQAYMHRTVLDARVEEARYPEGSLPEPVESGRWPVRAPRSHQDSGSRPTAGTGQRPGRRPGNGTPGQTAEPMLF; from the coding sequence ATGCGATGGCAATCCCAGGACGTCACCCGCCAAATGGCTCTGGACCTGCCGGGAGGCCAATCCGGTGCGGCAGCAGCAGAGCACGCTGCCGCACCGCTCGGCCAAGCTGCGCTGTTGCCGATGCAAGGGTTTCTGCGCACGGTGCGGACTCCGGAGTTCGCCGGCGTGACCTTCCACGAAGTCGCCGCGAAATCCGTGTTGAACAAAGTCCCCGAGTCTTCCACGATGCCGTTCAGTTGGACGATCAACCCCTACCGCGGTTGCTCCCATGCCTGCGTTTACTGCTTCGCCCGGAAGTCGCACACCTACTTGGACTTCGACCCGGGGCTCGACTTCGATTCCCAGGTGGTGGTGAAGGTCAATGCGGTGGAGGTGCTGCGCAGCGAATTGGCCAGACCCGGTTGGGGGCGGCATCACGTGGCACTCGGCACGAATACCGATCCCTACCAACGCGCGGAAGGGCGTTACGCCTTGATGCCTGGAATCATCTCCGCGCTGGCGGACTCCGGCACTCCACTGTCGATCCTGACCAAAGGCACCCTGCTGGGCCGGGACATCCCGGCGCTCAAAGCCGCATCGCGGCAGATACCCATCGGCATGGGCATTTCGCTGGCGCTGACCGATGAGGCTCTCGGCAAGGTCATCGAACCGGGCACCCCCACGCCCAAGGCCCGGCTGGCGTTGATTTCAAAGCTGCGCGAAGCCGGACTCCCCTGCGGTGTGATGGCCATGCCGATCCTGCCCTGGCTCACGGACAGCGAAGAAGCTTTGGATTCGCTCTTCGGCGCATTGGCTGCCGCCGGGGCCACCGGCGTCACGGCCGGCGCAGTGTACCTGCGCAGCGGCACCCGGGATTGGTTCATGTCCTGGCTCGGTAAGAACTATCCGCAGTTGGTGCCCAAGTACCGCGGGCTCTTCGGCTCCGGATCATACGCGCCGAAGGAGTACCGGCAGTGGCTGGCGCACCGGGTCAACGCTGCCAAAGCCCGGCACGGCTTCGCCGGGACCCAGGCGTACATGCACCGAACGGTGCTCGATGCGCGGGTCGAAGAAGCCCGATATCCGGAAGGCAGCTTGCCGGAACCCGTGGAATCCGGGCGCTGGCCGGTGCGGGCTCCCCGGAGCCACCAGGACTCCGGCAGCCGGCCAACCGCCGGCACCGGACAGCGGCCTGGTCGGCGGCCCGGAAACGGGACACCCGGCCAGACCGCCGAACCGATGCTTTTCTGA
- a CDS encoding DUF5302 domain-containing protein — MSASGQDQNASTEDHSASEQSASEDTKRKFREALEKKNAKHHATVEASQNTKISTAHASAATKREFRRKSG; from the coding sequence ATGTCAGCATCGGGGCAGGATCAGAACGCTTCCACGGAGGACCATTCGGCCAGCGAGCAATCGGCCAGTGAAGACACGAAACGTAAGTTTCGGGAAGCACTGGAGAAGAAGAACGCGAAGCACCACGCAACCGTAGAAGCCTCGCAGAACACCAAAATCAGCACCGCACACGCTTCAGCCGCGACGAAGCGTGAGTTCCGCCGCAAGAGCGGCTAA
- a CDS encoding MFS transporter: protein MQQHPQHGYSPRHVALAIASLAMGGFGIGTIEFAMMGLLPNVAEGVGVSIPDAGHLISAYALGVVIGAPVLAAVAAKLPRKSVLLALMGLFTLGNFSSFFANDFWSLFITRFISGLPHGAFFGVAAVVAASLVAPSKRGRAISMVMLGLSIANVIGVPAATFLGQQFGWRLLFVLVALIGALTVLCIWISVPAQPAAVGASIRGELGALKRVQVWLALLIGIVGFGGFFAVYAYIAPTMTEVTGLAAEWLPLVVALYGIGMVLGNIVGGRLADRSVMGSIYLMMGVIAVVLLVFSVAVHQVWSALPLVLLIGASGSMLVPALQTRLLDVSPGAPSLASSMNHSALNIANALGAFLGGLVIAWGWGYVAPALVGAGLAVLGLGIALLSGRVDRAAARSAAESRERLNQPSRH, encoded by the coding sequence ATGCAACAGCATCCGCAGCACGGATATTCACCCCGTCACGTCGCCCTGGCCATCGCTTCGCTCGCCATGGGCGGATTCGGCATCGGCACCATCGAGTTCGCCATGATGGGCCTGCTGCCCAATGTCGCCGAAGGCGTCGGGGTGAGCATTCCGGACGCCGGGCACTTGATTTCCGCCTACGCCCTCGGCGTGGTGATCGGCGCTCCGGTCTTGGCCGCGGTCGCCGCCAAGCTGCCGCGCAAAAGTGTGCTCCTGGCCCTGATGGGCCTGTTCACGCTGGGGAACTTCTCGTCCTTCTTCGCGAACGACTTCTGGTCGCTTTTCATCACCCGGTTCATCTCCGGCTTGCCGCATGGCGCCTTTTTCGGGGTCGCGGCCGTGGTTGCGGCGTCACTGGTCGCGCCCAGCAAACGCGGCCGGGCCATCTCCATGGTGATGCTCGGCCTGTCCATCGCCAATGTCATCGGCGTCCCCGCGGCGACCTTCCTCGGCCAGCAATTCGGCTGGCGCCTGCTCTTCGTCCTGGTCGCCCTGATCGGGGCACTGACCGTGCTCTGCATCTGGATCTCCGTGCCGGCCCAGCCCGCCGCAGTCGGCGCATCGATTCGCGGCGAGCTCGGTGCACTCAAACGGGTGCAAGTCTGGTTGGCGCTGCTGATCGGGATCGTCGGCTTCGGAGGCTTTTTCGCGGTGTACGCGTACATCGCGCCGACCATGACCGAAGTCACCGGGCTGGCCGCCGAATGGCTGCCGCTGGTGGTCGCGCTGTACGGCATCGGGATGGTGTTGGGCAATATCGTGGGCGGGCGGTTGGCGGACCGTTCGGTGATGGGCAGCATCTACCTCATGATGGGCGTGATCGCCGTCGTCCTGTTGGTGTTCAGCGTCGCGGTCCACCAAGTTTGGTCCGCACTCCCGCTGGTGCTGCTGATCGGTGCCTCCGGCTCGATGCTGGTCCCGGCCTTGCAGACCCGGTTGCTCGACGTTTCGCCCGGGGCGCCGTCGTTGGCCTCCTCGATGAACCACTCCGCACTGAACATCGCCAACGCGCTGGGGGCGTTCCTCGGCGGCCTGGTCATCGCCTGGGGGTGGGGCTATGTGGCGCCCGCGCTGGTCGGTGCCGGGTTGGCGGTGCTCGGCCTGGGCATAGCCCTGCTGAGCGGCCGGGTCGATCGGGCCGCAGCGCGCAGCGCCGCGGAGTCCCGGGAACGACTCAACCAACCGAGCCGGCACTGA
- the infC gene encoding translation initiation factor IF-3 — MNDRIRVPEVRLVGPAGEQVGIVRIEDALRLAAESDLDLVEVAPMAKPPVCKLMDFGKYKYEAAVKAREARKNQTNTVLKEIRFRLKIDKHDYETKTGHALRFLGAGDKVKAMIQFRGREQQRPEMGIRLLNRFAEDVAEVGAVESTPRIDGRNMVMVIGPLKNKAEAKAEARREAQRAEAKAQNAAGKDGSVRDGSAKLDVKNGAGPMTQSLADLLPDGLNLGSPAAEEVVESVAADPAIAADAAAAQAAEIAEDVAEAESKQDRKKDEAAAEAAAEPVAEKPASKPAAAKSPAAAKPAAAAKPAATAKPVAAKPAAAAKPAMPKPPAKPAVPKPAAAKPAAAAKPATPKPATSRAAKAEPKDSPKS; from the coding sequence ATCAATGATCGGATCCGCGTCCCCGAGGTGCGGTTGGTAGGACCAGCAGGCGAGCAAGTTGGCATTGTCCGTATTGAGGATGCCCTGCGCCTGGCCGCTGAGTCGGACCTGGATCTGGTTGAGGTAGCACCGATGGCCAAGCCGCCGGTGTGCAAACTCATGGATTTTGGCAAGTACAAGTACGAAGCCGCGGTCAAGGCGCGTGAGGCCCGGAAGAACCAGACCAATACGGTTCTGAAGGAAATCCGCTTCCGGCTCAAGATCGACAAGCACGACTACGAGACCAAGACCGGCCACGCGCTGCGCTTCCTCGGTGCCGGCGACAAGGTCAAGGCCATGATCCAGTTCCGCGGCCGTGAGCAGCAGCGCCCCGAAATGGGCATCCGCCTGCTCAACCGGTTCGCCGAGGACGTCGCCGAAGTCGGCGCCGTGGAGTCCACTCCGCGGATCGACGGCCGCAATATGGTCATGGTGATCGGGCCTTTGAAGAACAAAGCGGAAGCCAAGGCCGAGGCACGCCGGGAAGCCCAGCGAGCCGAAGCGAAAGCGCAGAACGCGGCAGGCAAAGACGGGTCAGTGCGGGACGGATCCGCGAAGCTGGATGTCAAGAACGGCGCCGGTCCGATGACGCAGAGCCTTGCGGATCTGCTGCCGGACGGTCTGAATCTGGGCAGCCCGGCTGCCGAAGAGGTCGTCGAGTCGGTTGCCGCCGATCCGGCGATTGCGGCCGATGCCGCCGCTGCGCAGGCTGCGGAGATCGCCGAAGACGTGGCAGAAGCCGAGTCGAAGCAAGATCGTAAAAAGGACGAAGCCGCAGCCGAGGCTGCAGCTGAACCGGTTGCGGAAAAGCCGGCGAGCAAGCCTGCCGCGGCAAAGAGCCCGGCGGCCGCCAAGCCGGCTGCCGCGGCCAAGCCCGCAGCGACGGCCAAACCGGTGGCGGCGAAGCCGGCGGCAGCAGCCAAACCGGCAATGCCGAAGCCTCCGGCAAAGCCGGCTGTGCCGAAGCCTGCAGCGGCCAAGCCGGCCGCTGCGGCCAAACCTGCCACGCCCAAGCCGGCAACCAGCCGGGCGGCGAAAGCAGAACCCAAAGACTCACCGAAGAGCTGA
- a CDS encoding long-chain-fatty-acid--CoA ligase, which translates to MPNVASILRNSAAAHPDAIAIKLDDIELSYAALDQLSAKLAGMLAAKGIAKGDRVAIVSPNIPQMPVVYYGILRYGAVVVPLNPLLKSREVAYHLQDSQTSLVFAWEGVLAEVAPGAEAAGADLISIDALLIPTLSGHEALSPITEAAGDDTAVILYTSGTTGRPKGAELTHSNLLGNAEVSRSLHDVGVGDVIFGGLPFFHIFGQTCALNEAIMSGATVTLLPRFDPAKALEIIQRDQVTIFEGVPTMYIGLLRVPDRERFDLSSLKVAVSGGAALPLEVLREFESAFGAPILEGYGLSETSPVVSFNQRDGIRKAGSIGTAVRGAQLRIMNDDGEPVAAGEVGEMAVAGPYVMKGYWRNPEATAAAIRDGWFYTGDLARQDEDGVYFIVDRKKDMILRGGYNVYPREVEEVLYQHPAVAEAAVIGRPDPDHGEEIIAVVALKADAPGAAPPEQLAEEIRDFVKDRIAAYKYPREVRIVEALPKGPTGKILKREIKA; encoded by the coding sequence ATGCCGAACGTGGCAAGCATTCTGCGCAATTCCGCGGCGGCTCACCCGGACGCTATTGCGATCAAGCTGGACGACATCGAGCTCAGTTACGCGGCGCTGGACCAGTTGAGCGCGAAGCTCGCCGGGATGCTGGCGGCCAAAGGGATCGCCAAGGGCGACCGGGTAGCCATCGTGAGCCCGAACATCCCGCAAATGCCGGTGGTCTACTACGGCATCCTGCGCTACGGTGCGGTGGTGGTACCGCTCAACCCGCTGCTCAAATCCCGCGAGGTGGCGTACCACCTGCAGGACTCGCAGACCTCTTTGGTGTTCGCTTGGGAAGGCGTGCTGGCCGAGGTGGCTCCGGGCGCGGAAGCGGCCGGAGCCGATCTGATCAGCATCGACGCCTTGCTGATCCCGACCTTGTCCGGCCATGAAGCGCTCAGCCCGATCACTGAGGCGGCGGGGGACGACACTGCAGTGATCCTCTACACCTCGGGTACCACCGGGCGGCCCAAAGGGGCCGAGCTGACGCATTCGAATCTGCTCGGCAATGCCGAGGTCTCCCGGAGCCTGCATGATGTCGGCGTGGGCGACGTGATTTTCGGCGGGCTGCCGTTCTTCCACATCTTCGGCCAGACCTGCGCGTTGAACGAGGCGATCATGTCCGGAGCCACGGTCACTTTGCTGCCGCGCTTCGATCCGGCCAAGGCCCTGGAGATCATCCAACGGGACCAGGTCACGATCTTCGAAGGCGTGCCGACGATGTACATCGGTTTGCTGCGAGTCCCGGACCGGGAACGGTTCGACCTTTCCAGTTTGAAAGTCGCAGTCTCCGGCGGCGCGGCGCTGCCGCTCGAAGTGCTCCGGGAGTTCGAATCGGCTTTCGGGGCACCGATCCTGGAGGGCTATGGTTTGTCCGAAACGTCTCCGGTGGTCAGCTTCAACCAGCGGGACGGCATCCGCAAAGCCGGCTCGATCGGCACCGCAGTGCGCGGTGCGCAACTGCGCATCATGAACGACGACGGCGAGCCGGTGGCGGCCGGGGAGGTCGGCGAAATGGCGGTGGCCGGGCCGTATGTGATGAAGGGGTATTGGCGGAACCCGGAGGCCACGGCGGCCGCGATCCGGGACGGCTGGTTCTACACCGGAGACCTGGCCAGGCAGGACGAAGACGGCGTGTACTTCATCGTGGACCGCAAAAAGGACATGATCCTGCGCGGCGGCTACAACGTCTACCCGCGCGAGGTCGAAGAGGTGCTCTACCAGCATCCGGCGGTGGCCGAAGCCGCGGTGATCGGCCGTCCCGACCCGGACCACGGCGAAGAGATCATTGCCGTGGTGGCACTCAAGGCCGATGCCCCCGGTGCGGCACCGCCGGAGCAGCTGGCGGAGGAAATCCGGGATTTCGTCAAGGACCGGATCGCCGCTTACAAGTACCCGAGGGAGGTCCGGATCGTCGAAGCGCTGCCAAAGGGCCCGACCGGCAAGATCCTCAAACGGGAGATCAAGGCCTAG
- a CDS encoding GlsB/YeaQ/YmgE family stress response membrane protein has protein sequence MGFISWIILGLIVGAIVKAVMPGKVTGGWITSLVLGIVGAIVGGWISGLVFGGNAISGFFHLGTWIFAIIGGLVVAGIWGAITGRKSHA, from the coding sequence ATGGGTTTCATTAGTTGGATCATTCTTGGCCTCATTGTTGGCGCGATCGTCAAAGCCGTCATGCCCGGCAAAGTGACCGGTGGCTGGATCACCAGCCTGGTGCTGGGCATCGTCGGCGCAATCGTCGGCGGCTGGATCTCCGGTCTGGTCTTCGGCGGCAATGCGATTTCCGGATTCTTCCATCTCGGCACCTGGATTTTCGCGATCATCGGCGGCCTCGTGGTCGCCGGCATCTGGGGCGCCATCACCGGGCGGAAATCCCACGCCTGA
- a CDS encoding (deoxy)nucleoside triphosphate pyrophosphohydrolase: protein MNSASAGNTAAKLIVGAAIVDDLAAPSRILVGRRSAPEALAGMWEFPGGKVEPGEEALAALHRELLEELGITVRAGAELAAPGLPAWPLAGTAVMRVWFVQIESGVPTALEDHDELRWLDLADPEPLRALPWIPADGPIVAELVRLTRG, encoded by the coding sequence GTGAACTCGGCCAGTGCTGGCAATACCGCGGCCAAGCTGATCGTCGGTGCCGCGATCGTGGATGACCTCGCTGCGCCGAGCCGGATTCTGGTCGGCCGGCGAAGTGCTCCGGAGGCTCTGGCCGGGATGTGGGAGTTCCCGGGGGGAAAGGTCGAGCCCGGCGAGGAAGCGCTTGCTGCGCTGCATCGGGAGCTCCTCGAGGAACTCGGAATCACGGTTCGGGCCGGTGCCGAATTGGCCGCACCGGGCCTCCCGGCATGGCCGCTCGCGGGCACTGCGGTCATGCGGGTCTGGTTCGTGCAGATCGAATCCGGAGTTCCGACCGCACTGGAAGACCACGACGAGTTGCGTTGGCTGGATTTGGCCGACCCGGAGCCGTTGCGTGCGCTGCCGTGGATTCCGGCGGATGGTCCGATTGTGGCCGAACTCGTCCGGCTCACCCGGGGCTGA